In the Micromonospora narathiwatensis genome, one interval contains:
- a CDS encoding AI-2E family transporter, which produces MSNADDRSTARRTLIVIGLVLATLIALALIRATQQVLIWILVAAFFAVALNPLVDRLQRRFVRRRALATLLVFVATFVLLAALAAVILVPLVDELSRFAERAPELLRETRAGQGPVGRLLERFHLRQLAVSHAAQLEQFGSRLGQPAVGVLRGVVETVAGLVTVVVLAYLMVLEAPRIIDTTLTLAGDRRAERLRRIGRESSRTITGYLSGNLLISVLLGGMTFLVLLFTGVPFAAVIALLVAIADLIPLVGATLGAIIAAAAGFVHSPTTGLVVLGFFIVYQQAENHLLAPVIMSRAVRLNPLAVLISVLLGAELAGLVGALLAIPAAGIVQILLREFTPAGHALPPPATGAGGRLHLPRLRRRGAADDKPESP; this is translated from the coding sequence ATGAGCAACGCCGACGACCGGTCCACCGCCCGGCGTACGTTGATCGTCATCGGCCTGGTGCTCGCCACCCTGATCGCCCTGGCGCTGATCCGGGCGACCCAACAGGTGCTGATCTGGATCCTGGTCGCGGCGTTCTTCGCGGTCGCCCTGAATCCCCTGGTAGACCGGCTGCAACGCCGGTTCGTCCGGCGTCGTGCACTGGCCACCCTGCTGGTCTTCGTGGCCACCTTCGTACTGCTCGCCGCGCTGGCCGCGGTGATCCTGGTCCCGCTGGTCGACGAGCTGAGCCGGTTCGCCGAACGGGCACCCGAGCTGCTCCGGGAGACCCGCGCCGGCCAGGGTCCGGTCGGCCGGCTGCTGGAGCGGTTCCACCTCCGCCAGCTCGCCGTCTCCCATGCCGCCCAGCTCGAACAGTTCGGCTCCCGCCTCGGCCAGCCGGCCGTCGGGGTGCTGCGCGGGGTGGTCGAGACCGTCGCGGGGCTCGTCACCGTGGTGGTGCTCGCCTACCTGATGGTGCTGGAGGCGCCGCGGATCATCGACACCACGCTGACCCTGGCCGGCGACCGCCGGGCGGAGCGGCTGCGCCGGATCGGCCGCGAATCCTCCCGCACCATCACCGGCTACCTCAGCGGGAACCTGCTGATCAGCGTGCTGCTCGGCGGGATGACCTTCCTGGTGCTCCTGTTCACCGGCGTCCCGTTCGCCGCGGTGATCGCCCTGCTGGTCGCCATCGCGGACCTGATCCCACTGGTCGGGGCGACGCTGGGCGCCATCATCGCCGCCGCCGCCGGCTTCGTGCACTCCCCCACCACCGGCCTGGTGGTGCTGGGCTTCTTCATCGTCTACCAGCAGGCGGAGAACCACCTGCTGGCACCGGTCATCATGTCCCGGGCGGTACGGCTCAACCCGCTGGCCGTGCTGATCAGCGTGCTGCTCGGGGCCGAACTGGCGGGCCTGGTGGGCGCCCTGCTGGCCATCCCGGCCGCCGGGATCGTGCAGATCCTGCTGCGCGAGTTCACCCCCGCCGGGCACGCCCTGCCCCCGCCGGCGACCGGCGCGGGCGGGCGGCTCCACCTGCCACGGCTGAGGCGACGAGGTGCGGCAGACGACAAACCGGAAAGTCCATGA